A stretch of the Vulcanisaeta souniana JCM 11219 genome encodes the following:
- a CDS encoding geranylgeranylglycerol-phosphate geranylgeranyltransferase, with product MNLRAFIKLSRIEHGVLTSLIVVASYIIAGGRSAIAMALLFLASLLTEIFLFATNDIFNVEEDRVNRPDAPIVSGEVSIREAWALSLLSVVIAVLLNVLGIAMRYLMDWSIVILALAIFLGFFYNYGLKRVIIVNNVLVAITSSLTFLYGLYAVSSIPPTLNLPYLLFIVSFLATMGRELVKGALDVAGDARAGVKTMANVYGIRTAVIMAVAFTLLAVAVSPLIIISSRGFPGIILSIGVVITDAMLLYISIVVLTRPNYMSRFRTLALGAMSITIIAYLLFALLLIL from the coding sequence GTGAACCTGAGGGCATTTATTAAGCTTTCTAGGATTGAACATGGAGTATTAACGAGCCTGATAGTTGTTGCATCATACATAATAGCTGGTGGCAGGAGTGCCATAGCCATGGCACTTCTCTTCCTTGCATCATTACTTACGGAAATCTTCCTTTTTGCGACTAATGACATTTTTAATGTTGAGGAGGATAGGGTTAACAGGCCGGATGCGCCTATTGTGAGCGGCGAGGTTTCCATTAGGGAGGCCTGGGCCTTATCATTGCTATCTGTGGTCATTGCGGTATTGCTTAATGTGCTTGGTATTGCCATGAGGTATTTAATGGATTGGAGTATTGTAATATTAGCCTTAGCCATTTTCCTCGGCTTTTTCTATAATTATGGGTTGAAGAGAGTCATTATTGTGAATAATGTCCTTGTGGCAATTACATCATCATTAACATTTCTTTACGGATTATACGCAGTTTCCTCAATACCGCCAACCCTAAACCTCCCATATTTATTGTTCATTGTTTCCTTCCTGGCCACAATGGGTAGGGAGCTAGTTAAGGGTGCACTTGATGTGGCTGGTGATGCTAGGGCTGGTGTTAAAACCATGGCCAATGTTTATGGTATTAGAACAGCGGTAATAATGGCTGTGGCCTTTACCTTACTAGCGGTTGCTGTGTCTCCATTAATAATTATATCCTCACGTGGATTTCCCGGTATCATCCTCTCAATCGGTGTTGTAATAACCGATGCGATGTTGCTGTACATAAGCATAGTTGTTTTAACGAGACCTAATTACATGAGTAGGTTTAGGACCTTGGCATTGGGCGCCATGTCCATTACAATAATTGCATATTTATTATTTGCATTACTACTGATCCTCTAG
- a CDS encoding V-type ATP synthase subunit F has product MRAVVLGDEHTVYTFRLMGFEGKVVGENEDVLSLIKELSLEEGVGAILITSDLADRVREDFDKLRLKMRKPMLIEIPSLKEMKFREVNYLTILRSVLGI; this is encoded by the coding sequence GTGCGTGCTGTGGTACTTGGTGATGAGCATACAGTTTATACATTCAGGTTAATGGGGTTTGAGGGCAAAGTAGTGGGTGAAAATGAGGATGTGCTCTCATTAATTAAGGAATTAAGCCTTGAGGAGGGCGTTGGGGCTATATTAATAACTAGTGATCTTGCGGATAGGGTAAGGGAGGACTTTGATAAGTTAAGACTGAAAATGAGAAAACCCATGCTTATCGAGATACCCTCACTCAAGGAAATGAAGTTTAGGGAGGTTAATTACCTAACCATCCTCAGGAGCGTCCTAGGTATCTAG
- a CDS encoding CDP-2,3-bis-(O-geranylgeranyl)-sn-glycerol synthase: MSLLWDFIITLLIIWPPYVANATPVVASKVFRRRTPMDFGRNFIDGRRLFGDGKTYEGFATGLLVGFIIGELTYMIVSSVVSVPSELPDPLAVFVMCIAALLGDLLGAFIKRRLGLPRGAPAPLLDQLDFLLAALLALWLIQPSALRAIYVMFAVLITPPIHLATNTVAYLLGLKREPW; encoded by the coding sequence GTGAGCTTACTCTGGGATTTCATAATCACGTTGTTGATTATTTGGCCTCCATACGTGGCCAACGCAACCCCTGTTGTGGCCAGTAAGGTGTTTAGGCGTAGAACGCCAATGGATTTCGGTAGGAACTTCATTGATGGAAGGAGGCTGTTCGGTGATGGGAAAACCTATGAGGGTTTCGCCACTGGTCTCTTGGTTGGTTTTATAATTGGTGAATTAACGTACATGATCGTATCAAGCGTGGTAAGCGTACCCTCTGAACTACCTGACCCACTGGCTGTATTTGTAATGTGCATTGCCGCATTGCTTGGCGATTTACTTGGAGCTTTCATTAAGAGGAGGCTTGGGCTACCCCGTGGTGCGCCTGCGCCATTGCTTGACCAGTTGGATTTCCTATTGGCCGCGTTATTGGCTCTATGGTTGATCCAACCAAGTGCCCTTAGGGCTATTTATGTGATGTTCGCCGTGTTGATAACGCCACCGATACACCTAGCCACGAACACAGTAGCCTACCTACTCGGGCTCAAGAGGGAGCCTTGGTAA
- a CDS encoding Zn-ribbon domain-containing OB-fold protein translates to MVGGTPIKEGEIRNYPHEEWVKPFQYNVTAGTAYSKFLEGLRNGRIYGTYCGRCGHVFVPPKMYCPYCFKPVDGWVEVRDEGTVITAVASYISGTREPLKEPRIVGVIKLDVPGKEFSEHRFPGIMHYLCVDPEDVKSMKVFGMRVKARWKPANQRTGSVLDIECFEPVR, encoded by the coding sequence ATGGTTGGAGGCACGCCAATTAAGGAGGGCGAGATTAGGAATTACCCCCATGAGGAGTGGGTAAAGCCGTTTCAGTACAACGTGACAGCAGGAACAGCCTATTCCAAGTTCCTTGAGGGCTTAAGGAACGGGAGGATCTATGGGACGTACTGCGGTAGGTGTGGTCACGTATTCGTCCCGCCAAAGATGTATTGTCCGTACTGCTTCAAGCCAGTTGATGGTTGGGTTGAGGTTAGGGATGAGGGTACCGTAATTACTGCCGTAGCTAGTTACATAAGTGGTACGAGAGAGCCACTTAAGGAGCCGAGGATTGTGGGCGTCATTAAACTTGATGTACCAGGCAAGGAGTTCAGCGAGCATAGGTTCCCCGGCATAATGCATTACCTATGCGTTGATCCCGAGGATGTTAAGTCAATGAAGGTATTTGGCATGAGGGTTAAGGCTCGGTGGAAACCCGCCAATCAAAGAACGGGGTCTGTACTAGATATTGAGTGCTTCGAGCCCGTGAGGTGA